The proteins below are encoded in one region of Anguilla anguilla isolate fAngAng1 chromosome 3, fAngAng1.pri, whole genome shotgun sequence:
- the LOC118223009 gene encoding transmembrane O-methyltransferase homolog — MWLLAISLPLLPVIIVTVTRYWGGLGALYRHLLRVTPRLPWRPAVCARSAHGFVFQNCTHGRPESVLETFHLYARTHPSLSLGPERGELLDKVVQRVAPTWALELGTHCGYASVRILRLLPPTGRLLTVEHDATTADFGEEVILVAGFKHSQFQLLTCPSKDAIPRLRAHVGAELLQLVLMDHDAGQYLPDLLALEREGLIGPGCVLLFSDAHLPAARGLLEHVAGRPQQYTTRRQVHGLLELQRHPLATPAPQSSAQDPSLSD, encoded by the exons ATGTGGCTCCTGGCCATTTCACTGCCGTTGCTCCCAGTGATTATCGTCACGGTGACTCGTTACTGGGGCGGGCTGGGAGCCTTGTACCGGCACCTCCTGCGCGTGACGCCCAGGCTGCCATGGCGACCGGCCGTGTGCGCGCGGAGTGCCCACGGCTTCGTGTTCCAGAACTGCACTCACGGCCGGCCCGAGAGCGTCCTGGAGACCTTCCACCTGTACGCCCGGAcccacccctccctcagcctgggTCCAGAAAGAG GTGAGCTTCTGGACAAGGTGGTGCAGCGAGTGGCTCCGACGTGGGCGTTGGAGTTGGGCACGCACTGCGGGTACGCGTCTGTCCGGATCCTGCGgctgctgccccctacaggccgGCTGCTGACAGTGGAGCACGACGCCACCACCGCTGATTTTGGAGAGGAAGTCATTCTGGTGGCTGGATTTAAACACTCACAG TTCCAGCTGCTGACGTGCCCGTCGAAGGACGCCATCCCTCGCCTGCGCGCCCAcgtgggggcggagctcctGCAGCTGGTGCTGATGGACCACGACGCGGGCCAGTACCTGCCCGACCTGCTGGCCCTGGAGCGGGAGGGCCTGATTGGCCCCGGCTGCGTCCTGCTCTTCAGCGACGCCCACCTCCCCGCCGCGCGCGGCCTCTTGGAGCACGTCGCCGGCAGGCCCCAGCAGTACACCACCCGCCGCCAGGTACACggcctgctggagctgcagcgCCACCCGCTGGCCACTCCCGCTCCTCAGAGCAGCGCGCAGGACCCGTCGCTATCTGACTGa
- the pcdh12 gene encoding protocadherin-12: protein MQLVLILALWLVPLAQPLDPPPLTIQYQVWEEQPSGSTVGRLSDDLRQRGEGGALDDFRTVEQGQSLPFEVGVQDGAVLTVGQLDREELCRNSNLCEILFSVLYRKDGVVHFLRVRVEVLDLNDHSPVFPNEEQEVEISETATLRMRIPLDRAVDPDAGPNGLQTYSLSSNQHFALDVKNPSAGPKQAELVVIKELDREVQSSYELTLVAWDKGNPPRSGSTLVKINVLDSNDNSPVFEESTPTIELSEDTARGTTVINLKATDPDQGANGEIEYSFSKHAPLDVQRLFNIDPKTGEVTLIGALDFEKKPSYEIDIQARDLGPNAIPSHCKLHVKVKDINDNAPRIHITWTPPDSPVATVSEDAAEETFLALVMVSDADSGENGEVHIHIRHGTRNFRLKRIHGDNYMIVTNGTLDREKKMEYNLTLVARDHGKPPLSSIRHLPVHVLDENDNAPVFSQTHYKAYVFENNPLGLSILEVQAHDIDLELGGEVSYSIRESNDLRTPTASFSVDPSSGAVFIEQALDYEVSHTFSFIVEATDQGQPPLTSSATVIINVEDVNDNYPVIEDPLPKKGKASLSVPVNAEKGEIVAELGDKPKDTSNSLFELSSEMSNHSVHIRPEGYLAGTIKASDADSGSNGRLRFQIVNGNSAGLFWMDDTTGQLYVNTSNATELIDKKFEFDVSVSDTGTPTLVTTVTLEVAFINLLDHLKNSSPGQRGQLSFTMMLAICLGATCVLLLLAVALVTTFCRPEKRDNRAYNCRQAESTYTRHPRRPQKQIQKADIQLVPVLRGRREGPLEAEAQPLTCATPELEEPFPPGPFHLSPSLSRTIRNQNFPEENSALPLSQGRTLRKPSSVELSGTLPRTPATPFRTLRRAKDSESSSSLSQTGTLRRHGGSEAQLQPEDPAAHAAPGSPQSCTLRRQRNAGGQGGEDHRQILRNLVRLSMAAFGENNSIQLSAASPEVQQVSQLLSLLHQGQLQPRPNFRGNKYSHRGGRSGTQDADWLSTKDSGHGESEAGDADWDVGRESPVDPLLEDGLHGQITDDVFSDFPDPEWMARLSLPLAADYHENVFVPEGPASLDSRGPPAEGPGDSASFSTFGKTPEKGGPLPGSLLSEVSTLFEMLLTQKADAQPRTSAEVLYRLSAAYRRSLGLDGPSGGGEKRSPTMHCSGPDSQNQHLN from the exons ATGCAGCTGGTTCTGATTCTGGCTCTGTGGCTGGTGCCCCTGGCCCAGCCCCTGGACCCACCGCCGTTGACCATCCAGTACCAAGTATGGGAGGAGCAACCTAGCGGGTCTACGGTGGGCCGGCTTTCGGACGACCTGCGGCAgaggggagagggcggggctctggACGACTTTCGGACTGTGGAGCAGGGTCAGTCCCTCCCCTTCGAGGTGGGGGTGCAGGATGGGGCGGTGCTGACGGTGGGCCAGTTGGACCGGGAGGAGCTGTGCAGGAACTCAAACTTGTGCGAGATCCTCTTCAGCGTCCTCTACAGGAAGGATGGCGTGGTGCACTTTTTGCGGGTTCGGGTGGAGGTGCTGGACCTTAATGACCACAGCCCCGTGTTTCCGAACGAGGAGCAGGAGGTGGAGATCTCAGAGACGGCCACTTTGCGCATGCGCATCCCGCTGGATCGGGCTGTGGACCCTGACGCCGGGCCCAACGGCCTGCAGACCTACTCCCTATCCTCCAACCAACACTTTGCCTTGGACGTGAAGAACCCCTCGGCCGGCCCCAAGCAGGCGGAGCTGGTGGTCATCAAAGAACTGGACAGGGAGGTACAGTCTTCTTATGAGCTTACGCTGGTGGCTTGGGACAAGGGAAACCCCCCCAGATCGGGAAGCACGCTGGTCAAAATCAATGTTCTGGACTCCAATGACAATAGCCCCGTGTTTGAGGAGAGCACGCCCACAATTGAGCTGAGTGAAGACACTGCCCGGGGAACAACTGTCATCAATCTGAAGGCTACAGATCCTGACCAGGGGGCCAATGGGGAGATAGAATACTCATTCAGTAAACATGCCCCTTTGGATGTACAAAGACTCTTCAACATTGACCCAAAGACAGGAGAAGTGACACTGATAGGGGCGCTGGACTTTGAGAAGAAGCCCTCCTATGAAATCGACATCCAGGCTCGGGATCTGGGTCCCAATGCCATCCCCTCCCACTGCAAGCTGCATGTCAAAGTGAAGGATATAAACGACAATGCCCCGAGGATACACATCACCTGGACGCCGCCTGACTCCCCTGTAGCGACCGTGTCGGAGGACGCGGCAGAGGAGACATTCCTGGCATTGGTCATGGTTTCAGACGCAGACTCGGGGGAGAACGGAGAGGTTCACATCCACATACGGCACGGCACACGCAATTTTCGACTCAAGAGGATCCACGGCGACAACTACATGATTGTCACTAATGGAACCCTAGACAGGGAAAAGAAGATGGAATACAACCTTACCCTGGTGGCCAGAGACCATGGCAAGCCTCCCCTCTCCAGCATCAGACACCTGCCTGTCCATGTTCTGGATGAGAATGACAATGCTCCTGTTTTCTCACAGACTCACTATAAAGCTTATGTGTTTGAAAATAACCCACTTGGCCTCTCCATCCTGGAGGTCCAGGCCCATGACATTGACCTGGAGCTTGGAGGAGAGGTCTCCTACTCCATCAGGGAGTCCAATGATCTCAGGACTCCAACAGCCTCCTTCTCCGTTGACCCTTCAAGCGGAGCTGTCTTTATTGAGCAGGCCCTAGACTATGAAGTATCTCACACCTTCTCTTTCATCGTGGAGGCCACGGATCAGGGCCAACCGCCCCTCACCAGCAGTGCCACAGTGATCATTAATGTTGAGGATGTCAATGACAATTACCCCGTCATTGAGGATCCACTACCGAAGAAGGGCAAGGCCTCTTTGAGTGTGCCCGTGAACGCTGAGAAGGGCGAGATAGTGGCAGAGCTTGGAGATAAGCCAAAGGACACAAGTAACAGCCTCTTTGAACTGTCTTCAGAGATGAGCAATCACTCTGTCCACATCAGGCCGGAGGGTTACCTGGCCGGAACAATCAAAGCCAGTGATGCAGATTCAGGATCGAATGGGAGACTCCGTTTCCAAATAGTGAACGGAAACTCCGCTGGGTTGTTCTGGATGGATGACACCACAGGACAGCTCTATGTGAACACCAGCAACGCAACTGAGCTGATCGACAAGAAGTTTGAGTTTGACGTCAGCGTGTCAGACACGGGGACGCCTACGCTGGTCACCACGGTGACCCTGGAAGTGGCCTTCATTAACCTCCTGGACCACCTGAAGAACTCGTCTCCAGGCCAGCGGGGACAGCTCAGCTTCACCATGATGCTCGCGATCTGCCTCGGAGCCACCTGTGTGCTGCTCCTCCTGGCCGTAGCCCTGGTGACCACCTTCTGTCGCCCGGAGAAACGGGACAACCGCGCTTACAactgcaggcaggcagagtcCACCTACACCCGCCATCCGCGCCGCCCTCAGAAGCAGATCCAGAAGGCCGACATCCAGCTGGTGCCTGTCCTgcgggggcggagggagggCCCACTGGAGGCGGAGGCCCAGCCCCTTACCTGTGCGACCCCAGAACTGGAGGAGCCTTTCCCACCGGGACCTTTCCACCTCTCCCCGTCCCTCAGCCGGACAATCCGGAACCAGAACTTCCCAGAGGAGAACTCCGCCCTCCCCCTGAGCCAGGGCAGGACTCTGCGCAAACCGAGCAGCGTGGAGCTGAGCGGAACTCTCCCGCGCACCCCCGCCACGCCGTTCCGGACCCTGCGGAGGGCGAAGGACTCGGAGTCGTCGTCCTCGCTGTCCCAGACGGGCACGCTGAGGCGCCACGGGGGCTCTGAGGCGCAGCTCCAGCCCGAGGACCCCGCTGCGCACGCCGCCCCCGGGTCTCCACAGTCCTGCACGCTGAGGAGGCAGAGGAACGCTGGAGGCCAGGGGGGAGAGGACCACAGGCAGATCCTGAGGAACCTGGTGCGCCTGTCCATGGCTGCCTTTGGAGAGAACAACTCCATCCAGCTGTCGGCTGCCTCCCCAGAGGTGCAG CAGGTCTCCCAGCTGCTGTCCCTCCTCCACCAGGGGCAGCTCCAGCCAAGACCCAACTTCCGGGGGAACAAGTACTCTCACAGAGGTGGCAG GTCTGGGACGCAGGATGCTGACTGGCTGAGCACCAAGGACAGCGGACACGGCGAGAGCGAGGCGGGCGACGCGGACTGGGACGTGGGCCGAGAGTCCCCCGTCGACCCCCTGCTGGAGGACGGCCTCCACGGTCAGATCACAG ACGACGTGTTTTCGGACTTCCCGGACCCGGAGTGGATGGCGCGgctgtccctccccctcgccgCCGACTACCACGAGAACGTCTTCGTGCCCGAGGGGCCGGCGTCCCTCGACAGCCGGGGCCCCCCAGCGGAGGGCCCCGGGGACTCCGCCAGCTTCTCCACGTTCGGGAAGACCCCGGAGAAGGGCGGCCCGCTGCCGGGGAGCCTGCTCTCCGAGGTCAGCACCCTGTTCGAGATGCTGCTCACCCAGAAGGCCGACGCCCAGCCCCGCACCTCCGCTGAGGTGCTCTACCGCCTCTCGGCCGCCTACCGGCGCTCCCTGGGCCTGGACGGGCCCTCGGGAGGGGGCGAGAAAAGATCGCCCACGATGCACTGCTCCGGCCCGGACTCCCAGAACCAGCATCTGAACTGA
- the dele1 gene encoding death ligand signal enhancer: protein MWRIQGLVCRVLSRYHANAPLRITQGHHHVEDDVRGSSTVLSTGLLPPDSSSQAGGNGERQRRKRTSQFCHSGLPRYTALDAVGWGVAAMLLMQICRRIHSQFSSVSEANPSPGLHREANLLRRCGYRVLQEILCREDVLPRGIPVNCLGSVKAIQGSSSGSSVGHTHSTEDSTPSLTENESLSNDSAQSGETLSSSECDPKDTSPSQNPKDKAKNPLCPEDEELSSAANNLKQTADSSVPVILNIIGIENAKSGDYQAAFSCFLASAQHGYSKAQFNVGVCYEKGRGVRTDKDKAAQFYHQAATGGHSQAMYRYAKYLLTSRGQQSAEDTHTAIGLLEGAAASGVREAQAYLGVLYSQESLRDEQKAVAYLRMAAENRDSLSQLYLGQCYEWGFGVQQCFRTAVGLYQQAAKAGNQQALNILSTLYSTGSRAPEDAALRSIRSAPCFSVGDALQLRLHPALSNLEPGPPFQPLPHSWSTGSFLAQSLPSSGGGLLSEGERTGGSPLLPNSRPCRWTIGFG, encoded by the exons ATGTGGAGAATACAAGGGCTCGTATGCAGAG TTCTGAGCCGCTACCACGCCAACGCACCTCTGCGCATCACCCAGGGTCACCACCACGTTGAGGATGACGTTCGCGGCAGCTCCACGGTTCTGTCCACCGGTCTGCTTCCGCCAGACAGCAG CTCACAGGCTGGAGGAAatggggagaggcagaggaggaaaaGAACTTCGCAGTTCTGCCACTCTGGTCTGCCCCGTTACACCGCCCTGGATGCTGTGGGATGG GGTGTGGCTGCTATGCTCCTCATGCAGATCTGCAGGAGGATCCACTCCCAGTTCTCCTCTGTGAGCGAGGCGAATCCCTCCCCAGGACTGCACAGGGAGGCGAACCTGCTGCGgaggtgtggctacagagttCTGCAGGAGATCT tgtgccgAGAGGACGTCCTGCCCAGAGGGATTCCTGTGAATTGCCTTGGGAGCGTGAAGGCCATCCAgggcagcagcagtggcagttcTGTTGGCCACACCCACTCGACAGAAgactccaccccctctctcacagagaATGAGTCTTTGAGCAATGACTCTGCCCAATCAG GGGAGACCCTGTCCTCTTCAGAATGTGATCCCAAAGACACCAGTCCCTCTCAAAACCCCAAAGATAAAGCTAAG aatcctctctgcCCGGAGGACGAGGAGCTGTCGAGTGCAGCAAACAACCTGAAGCAAACTGCAGATTCCAGTGTGCCTGTCATTCTGAATATTATCG GCATAGAGAATGCTAAGAGCGGAGACTACCAGGCGGCTTTCTCCTGCTTCCTGGCTTCTGCCCAGCACGGTTACAGCAAAGCGCAGTTCAACGTGGGAGTCTGCTACGAGAAGGGAAGAGGAGTCCGGACAGACAAGGACAAG GCCGCCCAGTTCTATCATCAGGCTGCAACGGGCGGACACAGTCAGGCCATGTACCGTTACGCCAAGTACCTCCTGACCTCTAGGGGTCAGCAGAGCGCAGAGGATACGCACACGGCCATCGGGCTGCTAGAGGGCGCTGCAGCCTCTGGAGTGAGAGAG GCCCAGGCTTACCTGGGGGTCCTGTATTCCCAGGAGTCTCTGAGAGACGAACAGAAAGCCGTCGCCTACCTGAGAATGGCGGCAGAGAACAGG GACTCGCTCAGCCAGCTGTACCTTGGTCAGTGTTACGAGTGGGGCTTCGGGGTGCAGCAGTGCTTCAGGACTGCTGTGGGTCTGTATCAGCAGGCGGCCAAAGCCGGGAACCAGCAGGCCCTGAACATCCTCTCGACCCTCTACTCTACAG GCAGCAGAGCCCCTGAGGATGCTGCTCTGCGCTCGATCCGCTCCGCCCCGTGCTTCTCCGTGGGCGACGccctccagctccgcctccacccCGCCCTCTCCAACCTGGAGCCCGGCCCCCCTtttcagcccctcccccactcctgGAGCACGGGCAGCTTCTTGGCACAGTCCCTCcccagcagcggcggcggcctgCTCTCCGAGGGGGAGAGGACAGGGGGGAGCCCGCTGCTGCCCAATTCTCGCCCCTGTAGGTGGACAATAGGATTCGGTTAG